A portion of the Corynebacterium rouxii genome contains these proteins:
- a CDS encoding L-threonylcarbamoyladenylate synthase, whose translation MGRIFDCSDADTREAGLQQAISTVKDGRLVVIPTDTLYGIGCDAFDNTAVAKLLETKHRGPDMPVPVLVGSWDTARGLVHSYSDQMRTLIEAFWPGGLSIVVEQAPSLQWNLGDTRGTVMLRMPLHPVSIELLRETGPMAVSSANISGQTPPTTAQEAQRQLGDNVSVYLDAGETPVGTASTIVDLSGDHPRILREGAISAERVAEVLEVDVETIR comes from the coding sequence GTGGGCAGAATCTTTGACTGCAGTGACGCGGACACTCGTGAAGCTGGCCTCCAGCAAGCCATCAGTACTGTAAAAGATGGCCGACTAGTGGTCATTCCCACCGATACGCTTTATGGAATCGGTTGTGATGCTTTTGATAACACCGCAGTAGCAAAACTTCTAGAAACGAAGCACCGCGGCCCTGATATGCCAGTGCCAGTATTGGTTGGTAGCTGGGATACAGCTCGTGGATTGGTACACAGCTATTCCGATCAAATGCGAACACTCATTGAGGCGTTTTGGCCAGGTGGGTTGAGCATTGTGGTGGAGCAAGCTCCAAGTTTGCAATGGAACCTCGGCGATACTCGTGGCACCGTTATGTTGCGTATGCCGTTGCATCCAGTCTCCATTGAACTTTTGCGTGAAACAGGCCCGATGGCGGTATCTTCGGCGAATATTTCTGGTCAGACCCCACCGACTACCGCTCAAGAAGCGCAGCGTCAGCTGGGCGATAACGTGAGCGTTTACCTTGACGCTGGTGAGACTCCTGTAGGAACTGCGTCGACAATCGTTGACCTGTCCGGTGATCATCCGCGAATTCTTCGTGAAGGCGCAATCTCAGCGGAACGAGTCGCAGAAGTTTTGGAAGTCGACGTGGAGACGATTCGATAG
- the atpA gene encoding F0F1 ATP synthase subunit alpha translates to MAELTISSDEIRSAIANYTSSYSAEASREEVGVVISAADGIAQVSGLPSVMANELLEFPSGVIGVAQNLDTDRIGVVVLGNYEILKEGDEVKRTGEVLSIPVGEKFLGRVINPLGQPIDGLGAIEAEEQRVLELQAPSVLQRQPVEEPMQTGIKAIDAMTPIGRGQRQLIIGDRKTGKTAVCIDTILNQKANWESGDKSKQVRCIYVAVGQKGSTIAAVRQTLEEHGALEYTTIVAAPASDSAGFKWLAPFAGAALGQHWMYQGNHVLVIYDDLTKQAEAYRAISLLLRRPPGREAYPGDVFYLHSRLLERAAKLSDDMGAGSMTALPIIETKANDVSAFIPTNVISITDGQVFLESDLFNQGVRPAINVGVSVSRVGGAAQTKGMKKVSGSLRLDLAAYRDLEAFATFASDLDAASKAQLDRGARLVELLKQAENAPQSVEHQIVSIWLAGNGHFDTVPVEDIRRFEFDLIDHLHAAAPQVFEQIAGGAQLSEESQAALVAATEDFKRTFQTTDGTPVLNEPEVAALPADQVKKNTISVKK, encoded by the coding sequence ATGGCGGAGCTTACGATCTCCTCCGATGAGATCCGTAGCGCGATTGCGAACTACACCTCGAGCTACTCCGCGGAGGCCTCCCGTGAGGAGGTCGGCGTGGTCATTTCCGCAGCTGATGGTATTGCCCAGGTTTCGGGCTTGCCTTCAGTTATGGCAAATGAGCTCCTCGAGTTCCCAAGCGGCGTCATCGGCGTCGCACAGAACCTTGACACCGACCGTATCGGCGTTGTGGTTTTGGGTAACTACGAAATCCTTAAAGAAGGCGACGAAGTCAAGCGAACCGGCGAGGTCCTCTCGATTCCGGTTGGCGAGAAATTCCTTGGTCGCGTGATCAACCCACTAGGCCAGCCGATCGACGGCCTTGGCGCTATCGAGGCTGAAGAACAGCGCGTCCTCGAGCTGCAGGCACCTTCCGTGCTGCAGCGTCAACCAGTCGAAGAGCCAATGCAGACCGGCATCAAGGCTATCGATGCAATGACCCCAATCGGTCGCGGTCAGCGTCAGCTGATCATTGGTGACCGTAAGACCGGTAAGACCGCAGTCTGCATCGACACCATCTTGAACCAGAAGGCTAACTGGGAGTCCGGCGATAAGAGCAAGCAGGTTCGCTGCATCTATGTTGCAGTCGGCCAGAAGGGCTCGACCATCGCTGCTGTGCGCCAGACCCTAGAAGAGCACGGTGCATTGGAATACACCACCATCGTTGCTGCACCAGCTTCTGATTCCGCAGGCTTTAAGTGGCTGGCACCTTTCGCAGGTGCTGCATTGGGCCAGCACTGGATGTACCAGGGTAACCACGTCCTGGTTATCTACGATGATCTGACCAAGCAGGCAGAGGCATACCGTGCCATCTCCTTGCTGCTTCGCCGCCCACCAGGACGCGAAGCATACCCAGGTGACGTCTTCTACCTCCACTCCCGTCTGCTGGAGCGTGCTGCAAAGCTCTCCGACGATATGGGTGCAGGCTCTATGACGGCGTTGCCTATCATCGAGACCAAGGCAAACGACGTTTCCGCCTTCATTCCTACCAACGTGATTTCCATCACTGACGGTCAGGTATTCCTCGAGTCCGATCTGTTCAACCAGGGTGTTCGCCCGGCTATTAACGTCGGTGTGTCCGTTTCCCGTGTTGGTGGCGCAGCTCAGACCAAGGGTATGAAGAAGGTTTCCGGTTCCTTGCGTCTGGATCTCGCTGCTTACCGTGACCTCGAGGCATTCGCTACCTTCGCATCTGACCTCGATGCTGCTTCCAAGGCTCAGCTTGACCGCGGTGCACGCTTGGTCGAGTTGCTCAAGCAGGCAGAGAACGCACCTCAGTCTGTTGAGCACCAGATCGTTTCCATCTGGCTTGCAGGCAACGGCCACTTCGATACCGTTCCCGTCGAAGACATCCGTCGCTTCGAGTTTGATTTGATCGATCACCTGCACGCTGCTGCACCACAGGTATTCGAGCAGATTGCCGGCGGCGCTCAGCTGTCCGAGGAATCCCAGGCTGCGCTCGTAGCTGCAACTGAGGATTTCAAGCGCACCTTCCAGACCACTGATGGCACCCCCGTGCTCAACGAGCCAGAGGTCGCGGCACTGCCTGCAGACCAGGTGAAGAAGAACACGATTTCGGTGAAGAAGTAA
- the atpD gene encoding F0F1 ATP synthase subunit beta: MTTALEEQNTQQASVAGRVVRVIGPVVDVEFPRGELPALYNALTVEVTLEAVAKTITLEVAQHLGDNLVRAVSMAPTDGLVRGAVVTDSGKPISVPVGDVVKGHVFNALGDCLDEPGLGRDGEQWGIHRDPPPFDQLEGKTEILETGIKVIDLLTPYVKGGKIGLFGGAGVGKTVLIQEMITRIAREFSGTSVFAGVGERTREGTDLFLEMEEMGVLQDTALVFGQMDEPPGVRMRVALSGLTMAEYFRDVQHQDVLLFIDNIFRFTQAGSEVSTLLGRMPSAVGYQPTLADEMGVLQERITSTKGKSITSLQAVYVPADDYTDPAPATTFAHLDATTELDRAIASKGIYPAVNPLTSTSRILEPGIVGERHYAVAQRVINILQKNKELQDIIAILGMDELSEEDKITVQRARRLERFLGQNFFVAEKFTGIPGSYVPLAHTIDAFERICNGDFDHYPEQAFNGLGGLDDVEAAYKKMTEK; the protein is encoded by the coding sequence ATGACCACAGCTCTTGAAGAGCAGAACACGCAGCAGGCGTCTGTCGCCGGCCGCGTCGTGCGCGTCATCGGTCCGGTCGTCGACGTGGAGTTCCCGCGTGGCGAGTTGCCGGCACTGTACAACGCGCTGACTGTCGAGGTCACCCTCGAGGCAGTCGCTAAGACAATTACCCTTGAGGTAGCCCAGCACTTGGGTGACAACCTCGTTCGCGCCGTGTCCATGGCACCTACTGACGGCCTCGTCCGTGGTGCTGTTGTGACCGACTCGGGCAAGCCAATCTCCGTGCCAGTTGGCGACGTTGTTAAAGGCCACGTCTTCAACGCACTCGGCGATTGCTTGGATGAGCCGGGCCTCGGACGTGATGGCGAACAGTGGGGCATCCACCGCGATCCACCACCATTCGACCAGCTCGAAGGTAAGACCGAGATTCTCGAGACCGGTATTAAGGTCATCGACTTGCTCACCCCTTACGTTAAGGGCGGCAAGATTGGTCTATTCGGTGGTGCAGGTGTGGGTAAGACCGTGCTCATCCAGGAGATGATCACCCGTATTGCCCGCGAGTTCTCCGGCACCTCCGTCTTCGCCGGTGTTGGTGAGCGTACCCGTGAGGGCACCGATCTCTTCCTTGAAATGGAAGAGATGGGCGTTCTTCAGGACACCGCTCTCGTGTTCGGCCAGATGGACGAGCCACCAGGAGTCCGTATGCGCGTCGCTCTGTCCGGTCTGACCATGGCGGAGTACTTCCGCGACGTTCAGCACCAGGACGTGCTTCTGTTCATCGACAACATCTTCCGTTTCACTCAGGCAGGTTCCGAGGTTTCGACCCTTCTTGGTCGTATGCCTTCCGCCGTGGGTTACCAGCCAACCCTGGCTGACGAGATGGGTGTTCTCCAGGAGCGTATTACCTCTACTAAGGGTAAGTCGATTACGTCTCTGCAGGCCGTTTACGTTCCTGCCGACGACTACACCGACCCAGCTCCTGCGACCACGTTCGCTCACTTGGATGCAACCACCGAGCTCGACCGTGCAATCGCTTCCAAGGGTATTTACCCAGCAGTGAACCCGCTGACTTCTACCTCTCGTATCCTCGAGCCAGGTATCGTTGGCGAGCGCCACTACGCAGTTGCACAGCGCGTGATCAACATTTTGCAGAAGAACAAGGAACTCCAGGACATCATCGCCATCCTCGGTATGGACGAGCTGTCTGAAGAGGACAAAATCACCGTTCAGCGCGCACGTCGCCTTGAGCGCTTCTTGGGCCAGAACTTCTTCGTTGCTGAAAAGTTCACTGGCATCCCAGGCTCCTACGTGCCGCTGGCTCACACCATCGACGCATTCGAGCGCATCTGCAACGGCGACTTCGACCACTACCCAGAGCAGGCCTTCAACGGCTTGGGTGGCTTGGACGATGTCGAGGCTGCATACAAGAAGATGACCGAGAAGTAG
- a CDS encoding F0F1 ATP synthase subunit B, which yields MTNVINYLAEGEALPLEDHPSVLLPASYDIVWSLVVFIIVLILFWKFVRPKYQEVLTEREDRIKGGIQRAEAAQAEAKAALEKYNAQLAEARAEAAEIREEARAKGKQIEAEMKAKATEESNRIIESGEKQLAAQREQVVTELRREMGQNSISLAERLLGDQLSDDVKRSGTIDKFLAELDTVSPAGK from the coding sequence ATGACGAACGTCATTAATTACCTCGCTGAAGGCGAGGCACTACCGCTGGAGGATCACCCTAGCGTGTTGCTCCCTGCGAGCTACGACATCGTCTGGTCGCTCGTCGTGTTCATTATCGTCCTGATCCTCTTCTGGAAGTTCGTTCGTCCGAAGTATCAGGAAGTCCTGACCGAACGTGAGGACCGGATTAAGGGTGGTATTCAGCGTGCAGAAGCTGCACAGGCTGAAGCTAAAGCTGCTCTTGAGAAGTACAATGCTCAGCTCGCCGAGGCACGTGCCGAAGCAGCAGAGATCCGCGAAGAAGCTCGCGCAAAGGGCAAGCAGATCGAAGCTGAAATGAAGGCAAAGGCCACCGAGGAGAGCAACCGCATCATCGAGTCCGGTGAGAAGCAATTGGCAGCACAGCGTGAGCAGGTTGTCACTGAGCTTCGTCGCGAGATGGGCCAGAACTCGATCAGCCTTGCTGAGCGTCTGCTCGGAGACCAGCTCTCCGATGACGTCAAGCGTTCTGGCACGATCGATAAGTTCTTGGCTGAGCTCGACACCGTGTCTCCCGCAGGAAAGTGA
- a CDS encoding F0F1 ATP synthase subunit delta, which translates to MHAASREALARVTSDLDKALWEAKENAIATAAHTGAELFDVVEVLDDDRALRVAVADSAKTAEDRAGLVSAVFAGKVSPATLEVLVTSARELWSNPREFRDGLVTLGRRALLRSAEGQGQLGQVEDELFRLSRILDKEPELTLLLDDRSTDGAKKRELLAKVLYGKVTAVTEALALQVIGRRESNAIDDIDALSKEAAALQGHSVAHVVSAGRLNDEQNQALAQKLERIYGRAMSIHSEVDPSLLGGLVIRVGDEVIDGSTSGKLERLRANLA; encoded by the coding sequence ATGCACGCAGCGAGCCGCGAAGCACTAGCACGCGTTACCTCTGACCTTGACAAAGCATTGTGGGAGGCCAAGGAAAACGCTATCGCTACTGCAGCGCACACTGGCGCAGAGCTTTTCGACGTCGTCGAGGTTCTGGATGACGACCGCGCACTGCGCGTTGCTGTCGCAGATTCCGCGAAGACTGCCGAAGACCGTGCTGGATTGGTTTCTGCTGTGTTCGCCGGAAAAGTCAGCCCTGCAACGCTAGAGGTTCTCGTTACCTCTGCACGCGAACTGTGGTCTAACCCTCGCGAATTCCGCGATGGTCTGGTCACGTTGGGCCGCCGCGCACTTCTCCGTTCCGCTGAAGGTCAAGGACAATTGGGTCAGGTTGAAGACGAACTCTTCCGCCTCTCCCGCATCTTGGACAAGGAGCCAGAGTTGACTCTCTTGCTCGATGACCGCAGCACAGACGGTGCGAAGAAGCGTGAGCTCCTGGCGAAGGTGCTGTACGGCAAAGTCACTGCTGTGACTGAAGCCCTTGCACTCCAGGTTATTGGGCGTCGTGAGTCCAATGCGATTGACGATATTGATGCGCTATCTAAGGAGGCTGCTGCATTGCAGGGCCATTCCGTAGCGCACGTCGTGAGCGCAGGACGTCTCAACGACGAACAAAACCAGGCACTGGCACAGAAGCTAGAGCGCATTTATGGTCGTGCGATGAGCATCCACTCTGAGGTTGATCCCAGCCTCCTCGGTGGTTTGGTCATCCGAGTTGGCGACGAAGTTATCGATGGATCGACCTCGGGCAAGCTCGAGCGTCTCCGCGCGAACCTCGCGTAA
- a CDS encoding F0F1 ATP synthase subunit epsilon: MADITVELVSVERMLWSGKASIVTAQTVEGEIGVLPGHEPLLAQLVDNGVVTIRPVDGDKLVAAVQGGFLSISKEKVTILAEYAIWADEVNTAESESHLQADDEISKARAEAELKAVRRKAEA; encoded by the coding sequence ATGGCTGACATCACCGTGGAACTGGTTTCAGTAGAGCGTATGCTGTGGTCCGGAAAGGCCAGCATCGTTACTGCGCAGACCGTTGAAGGTGAGATCGGTGTGCTGCCCGGCCACGAACCATTGCTCGCCCAACTGGTCGACAACGGTGTTGTGACTATCCGTCCGGTCGACGGCGACAAGCTCGTCGCCGCCGTCCAGGGTGGTTTCCTCTCCATTTCTAAGGAAAAGGTCACCATTCTTGCGGAGTACGCTATTTGGGCTGATGAGGTTAATACCGCTGAGTCCGAGTCGCACCTCCAGGCCGATGACGAAATTTCCAAGGCTCGTGCAGAAGCAGAGCTCAAGGCCGTACGTCGTAAGGCAGAGGCCTAG
- the atpB gene encoding F0F1 ATP synthase subunit A, which translates to MKGEFHAPSLDHEFFPDPIWFADVANGWFTIDRLMFVRLLMALVLVIFFAIAMRSPKLVPSGLQNVAEYLLDFVRIHIAEDILGKKEGNRFLPILSTIFFVVLFCNLPSVIPFLNISPNARIGMPLVLALFGYIAFIYAGAKRYGFFKYVKSSVVIPNLPPVLHLLVVPLEFFSTFVLRPATLTLRLMANMLAGHIILVLLFSATNFFFWQLNGWTALSAVTLVAGIAFTLFEMLVIFLQAYIFALLSAVYIELALHADEH; encoded by the coding sequence ATGAAGGGCGAGTTTCACGCGCCCTCCTTGGATCACGAATTTTTCCCGGATCCCATCTGGTTCGCCGATGTGGCGAACGGTTGGTTCACAATCGACCGTCTGATGTTCGTCCGCCTGCTTATGGCGTTGGTCCTTGTAATCTTCTTTGCAATCGCTATGCGTAGCCCGAAGCTTGTTCCTTCCGGCTTGCAAAACGTTGCTGAATACCTTTTGGACTTCGTCCGAATTCACATTGCAGAAGACATTTTGGGCAAGAAAGAGGGCAACCGTTTCTTGCCAATTCTGTCCACCATTTTCTTTGTGGTTTTGTTCTGCAACCTGCCTTCGGTCATTCCATTCCTGAACATTTCGCCAAACGCACGCATTGGTATGCCACTCGTTTTGGCTCTGTTCGGTTACATTGCCTTCATCTATGCAGGTGCTAAGCGCTACGGCTTCTTCAAGTACGTAAAGTCCTCGGTGGTTATTCCTAACCTTCCGCCAGTTCTTCACTTGCTCGTTGTGCCACTCGAGTTCTTCTCGACATTCGTTCTGCGTCCGGCCACACTGACTCTTCGTCTTATGGCCAACATGCTCGCAGGACACATCATTCTGGTACTCCTGTTCTCTGCCACGAACTTCTTCTTCTGGCAGCTGAATGGTTGGACTGCGCTGTCCGCCGTAACTTTGGTTGCGGGGATTGCGTTCACGCTGTTCGAGATGCTGGTGATTTTCTTGCAGGCGTACATTTTCGCTCTGCTTTCTGCCGTGTACATCGAACTGGCGTTGCACGCCGACGAACACTGA
- a CDS encoding MraY family glycosyltransferase: MGAGAGVAGVPMRELALIILVAASLTFLTTGIVRYAVVKSGRMGEIRERDVHTQPKPRLGGVAMFSGFIGAVFLADQLPALTRGFKPVTPEMSAVFWAGTIIVIVGILDDLFELDAITKLAGQVLGAAVMSILGLTWTLVYLPFGGGQTLVLDQVVSTLVTVLFTVTLINAINFVDGLDGLAAGLGMIAGLSILLFSMTVLHDQGGMVSAYPPAIIAAALVGMCAGFLPHNFEPARIFMGDSGSMLIGLLLAAASTSASGKIDMSLYGTVDVIALMSPIIVVIAAIFIPMLDLVMAIVRRVRKGKSPFSADKMHLHHRLLSLGHTHRRVVLVLYLWVSVVAFGAVAFSIVPPVFATVGVVTAIVFAVLASRGPVIRAQKETHRRERPLS; this comes from the coding sequence ATGGGTGCTGGTGCCGGTGTCGCCGGTGTGCCCATGCGTGAGCTTGCACTGATCATTCTCGTTGCAGCTTCGCTTACGTTTTTGACCACGGGGATTGTTCGCTACGCTGTGGTCAAAAGCGGGCGAATGGGGGAAATTCGTGAACGAGATGTCCACACCCAACCCAAGCCTCGTCTTGGCGGAGTGGCGATGTTTTCTGGTTTTATCGGCGCAGTATTTTTGGCTGACCAGCTCCCAGCCTTGACTAGAGGATTTAAGCCGGTCACTCCGGAGATGAGTGCCGTTTTCTGGGCCGGTACGATTATTGTCATTGTAGGTATTCTGGATGACCTATTTGAGCTAGATGCGATTACCAAACTTGCAGGTCAAGTTCTAGGTGCAGCTGTCATGAGTATCCTGGGTCTTACGTGGACTTTGGTCTATCTACCCTTTGGTGGTGGCCAGACGCTTGTTCTTGATCAGGTGGTTTCGACCTTGGTCACGGTGCTGTTTACAGTCACATTGATTAATGCAATTAACTTTGTGGATGGCCTCGATGGTTTAGCCGCCGGTTTGGGCATGATCGCTGGTTTATCGATCTTGCTATTTTCTATGACGGTTCTCCACGATCAAGGTGGCATGGTATCGGCATATCCGCCTGCGATTATTGCGGCTGCGCTCGTGGGTATGTGTGCGGGATTTTTACCTCATAACTTTGAGCCAGCTCGTATTTTTATGGGTGATTCTGGCTCCATGCTCATTGGATTATTGCTTGCGGCAGCATCAACATCGGCCAGCGGTAAGATCGATATGAGCCTGTATGGCACAGTTGACGTGATTGCCTTGATGTCTCCGATCATTGTGGTGATAGCGGCAATCTTTATTCCGATGCTCGATTTGGTGATGGCTATTGTGCGGCGCGTTCGAAAAGGAAAATCACCATTTTCAGCCGATAAGATGCATCTGCATCACCGGTTATTGTCTTTAGGGCATACGCATAGGCGAGTCGTGTTGGTGCTTTACCTTTGGGTGTCGGTGGTCGCATTTGGTGCAGTTGCATTTTCGATTGTTCCCCCCGTTTTTGCCACCGTAGGCGTGGTTACGGCTATCGTGTTCGCAGTGCTTGCCAGTAGGGGGCCGGTCATACGTGCTCAGAAGGAAACGCATCGTCGTGAACGTCCGCTCTCATAG
- the prmC gene encoding peptide chain release factor N(5)-glutamine methyltransferase: MLAQALHKAEAILAEVGVASPRNDAHLIAAHLMNCQPMDLFLKGDSEVPENFWGWIERRKNREPLQHILGVAWFGPLELTVGQGVFIPRPETEVLADWAVRHIKSDDTVVDLCTGSGALAAYIAHERPNSSVWAVELSDAAMTYARRNLPDRVHLVQGDVTDPEILDHLSGSVDLLVSNPPYVPLSNDLEPEVYQDPSMAVFSGDSGMDTTDAMIPVIHRLLAPGGLVGIEHDDSTSEQTQQALKDHGGFSNIEPLKDLTGRSRFVIASKIP, translated from the coding sequence GTGCTAGCTCAGGCACTGCACAAGGCGGAGGCCATCCTTGCTGAGGTAGGGGTGGCCTCGCCGCGTAACGACGCCCACCTCATTGCGGCACATTTGATGAACTGCCAGCCCATGGATCTATTCCTAAAAGGAGATAGCGAGGTTCCAGAAAACTTCTGGGGCTGGATTGAGCGTAGGAAAAACCGCGAGCCTCTCCAACATATTCTTGGGGTTGCTTGGTTCGGCCCGCTGGAACTGACAGTGGGGCAGGGAGTATTTATCCCTCGTCCAGAAACCGAGGTACTTGCGGATTGGGCAGTGCGACACATAAAATCAGACGACACCGTTGTTGATTTATGCACTGGATCTGGGGCTCTAGCAGCTTATATCGCACACGAACGCCCGAACAGTTCGGTGTGGGCGGTCGAGCTTTCCGATGCCGCTATGACGTATGCGCGTAGAAATCTTCCGGACCGAGTTCATCTTGTTCAAGGTGACGTCACGGATCCAGAGATTTTAGACCATCTTAGTGGATCGGTAGATCTCCTCGTGAGTAATCCGCCCTATGTACCATTAAGTAATGATTTAGAGCCCGAAGTGTACCAAGACCCCAGTATGGCGGTGTTTTCTGGTGATTCGGGTATGGACACTACTGATGCCATGATCCCAGTGATTCACCGGCTGTTGGCGCCTGGTGGACTGGTAGGCATTGAGCATGATGATTCTACGTCTGAGCAAACGCAACAGGCGCTCAAGGATCATGGTGGATTTAGCAACATTGAACCACTGAAGGACCTCACTGGCCGCAGTAGGTTTGTGATTGCGAGTAAGATTCCCTAA
- a CDS encoding ATP synthase F0 subunit C, whose amino-acid sequence MNEVILAASDTAVSGSIATVGYGIATIGPGLGIGILVGKALEGMARQPEMAGQLRTTMFLGIAFVEALALIGLVAGFIL is encoded by the coding sequence ATGAACGAAGTCATCCTTGCTGCTTCTGACACCGCAGTCTCCGGCTCCATCGCAACTGTTGGTTACGGCATTGCTACCATCGGCCCTGGCCTTGGTATCGGCATCCTCGTTGGTAAGGCTCTCGAGGGCATGGCACGTCAGCCTGAGATGGCTGGCCAGCTGCGTACCACCATGTTCCTTGGTATTGCATTCGTTGAGGCTCTCGCCCTCATTGGTCTGGTTGCAGGCTTCATCCTTTAA
- a CDS encoding DUF2550 domain-containing protein → MKFAIGITLLLLVLAVLFAVATWRFLYVRSSGSAVVIRELPSPSGRHWRHGSMRYHGEGLQYFKLRSLKPGPDLVVDRQQVDYLGARPLEDSEILLLNSDAKVHKIKYLARDYEVALDKSASMAFVSWIESAPSRRQERIDYNALYRKVDRSKRK, encoded by the coding sequence ATGAAGTTTGCCATTGGTATTACCCTTCTCTTATTGGTCCTCGCCGTGCTGTTTGCTGTTGCCACATGGCGTTTTTTATATGTGCGAAGTAGCGGCTCCGCTGTAGTTATTCGTGAGTTACCGTCTCCAAGTGGCCGCCATTGGCGTCATGGATCCATGCGATATCACGGTGAAGGATTGCAGTATTTCAAGCTTCGTTCACTCAAACCTGGGCCAGATTTGGTCGTGGATCGTCAACAAGTGGATTATTTGGGGGCACGCCCACTTGAGGATTCTGAAATATTGCTACTTAATTCCGATGCGAAGGTTCATAAGATTAAATATTTAGCTCGGGATTATGAAGTAGCACTCGACAAATCTGCATCGATGGCTTTTGTTTCGTGGATTGAATCCGCTCCTAGCCGACGTCAAGAACGAATCGATTACAACGCGTTATACCGCAAAGTTGATCGGAGTAAGCGTAAATAG
- a CDS encoding F0F1 ATP synthase subunit gamma — MANLRELRDRIRSVNSTKKITKAQELIATSRITKAQARVEASQPYATEIHKVMERLAAASSLEHPMLREREGGKRAAVLVVSSDRGMAGGYNYNVFKKAAELEKLLEDNGYEVVRYVTGNKGVGYYKFRGQEVAGAWTGFSQDPSWEETHDVRRHLIDGFNASSNGTARYRDGLNVDEGQKIQGFDQVHVVYTEFESMLTQTARAHQLLPIEPVIETVEIPEADGILDQSGEPTPDVEFEPDADTLLEALLPQYVSRSLFAMFLEAAAAESASRRNAMKSATDNATALVKDLSRVANQARQAQITQEITEIVGGASALGDSGESD; from the coding sequence ATGGCAAATCTTCGTGAGCTACGCGACCGTATTCGGTCCGTGAACTCTACAAAGAAGATCACCAAGGCTCAAGAGCTGATCGCGACGTCGCGCATCACCAAGGCTCAGGCTAGGGTAGAGGCTTCTCAGCCTTATGCTACTGAGATCCACAAAGTGATGGAGCGTCTCGCTGCAGCTAGCTCCCTTGAGCACCCTATGCTCCGTGAGCGTGAGGGTGGAAAGCGTGCCGCTGTCCTCGTTGTTTCGAGTGACCGCGGTATGGCTGGTGGCTACAACTACAACGTATTTAAGAAGGCAGCTGAACTTGAAAAGCTGCTGGAAGATAACGGATATGAAGTTGTTCGTTACGTCACCGGTAACAAGGGTGTTGGTTATTACAAGTTCCGTGGCCAAGAGGTTGCGGGTGCTTGGACCGGTTTCTCCCAAGATCCTTCTTGGGAAGAAACACACGACGTTCGTCGCCACCTCATTGACGGCTTCAATGCCAGCTCTAACGGCACCGCTCGGTACCGTGATGGTTTGAACGTTGATGAGGGCCAGAAAATCCAAGGATTTGACCAAGTCCATGTTGTGTACACCGAGTTTGAGTCCATGTTGACCCAGACCGCTCGTGCACATCAGCTCCTGCCGATCGAACCAGTCATTGAGACTGTAGAGATCCCAGAAGCAGACGGAATCTTGGATCAATCCGGCGAGCCGACTCCGGACGTTGAATTCGAGCCAGATGCAGATACCCTGCTGGAAGCACTGCTTCCTCAGTACGTATCCCGTAGCTTGTTCGCAATGTTCCTCGAAGCTGCTGCTGCAGAGTCCGCATCGCGTCGTAACGCTATGAAGTCTGCAACTGACAACGCTACGGCCCTGGTCAAGGACCTTTCGCGTGTTGCCAACCAGGCCCGTCAGGCACAGATCACCCAGGAAATCACAGAGATCGTCGGTGGCGCTAGCGCACTCGGCGATAGCGGAGAAAGTGACTAG